From the Elusimicrobiota bacterium genome, the window AATTACTCCTTATATAACCGTTAATTTTCTACCATTCATAGAATTTAGTGTTAGGATTACTCATTTACTAGATTCCATAATTACTACACAGGGTATAGGTGATAGAACGGTTAGTATAAGGATAAGGTTAGTAGAGGAAAATGAATATGTACCTTCGATTTTAGTTGGATTGCATGATATAATTGGAATTTATGGAGGCGCTGAAGCTGTGAGAAATAATGCATTGTACTTAGCTCTTTCGAAACACTTAACTATAAGTTCAAAAATAATTAATAAAGTTTCATTGCATACTGGTTATGGAACAGATATTATAAATGCACAGAATCATAAATTTATAGGTTTATTTGGTGGTATAAGTTGTTCATTCTTAAGCTTTATTGAATTAATAGGTGAATATGATACGATTAGGTTTAATAGCGGTGTACGGATAGCACTTTTTAATAAAATTAAATTATTAGCCGGTTTTATAGATATGAAAAAATTTTCTGGTTCCTTATCATATTCTTTCCAACTCTAACCTAATCTCCTTATCAACCCGTTGAATCGGATATACTCAATACAGTTACAACATGATTAATTTATTTCATACAAGATAATCGGTGGTCTGTTATCGGTTATCAGTATTATAAGAAGTTTCGGTCGACGTATACGCCGCCCCTACGAATTGGTAATTGAAAACTTATCGATAGATTATATCGGTTAGAATTTGGGAGGCATGTATGCCGCCCCTACATCATATAATTTCTTTTCTTAAAAATCATAGTTATATTTTTACATGAAAAATTTTGCGCTTACCGGTGTTGCCGGTTATATAGCTCCAAGACATTTAAAAGCAATTAAAGAGACGGGAAATAATTTGATTGCCGCTATGGATCCTCATGATTCAGTTGGAATACTCGATCAGTATTTCCCTGATTCTGCATTCTTTACCGAGTTTGAGCGGTTTGACCGGCATATCGAGATGCTTAAA encodes:
- a CDS encoding YjbH domain-containing protein; translated protein: MKVIKRYFLIFFFTFSFLHSQNLEGLSGLFYIPTADIGKDSEVTVGASFVDKKLISFSGYNEDAITPYITVNFLPFIEFSVRITHLLDSIITTQGIGDRTVSIRIRLVEENEYVPSILVGLHDIIGIYGGAEAVRNNALYLALSKHLTISSKIINKVSLHTGYGTDIINAQNHKFIGLFGGISCSFLSFIELIGEYDTIRFNSGVRIALFNKIKLLAGFIDMKKFSGSLSYSFQL